Proteins encoded by one window of Vidua chalybeata isolate OUT-0048 chromosome 15, bVidCha1 merged haplotype, whole genome shotgun sequence:
- the UBLCP1 gene encoding ubiquitin-like domain-containing CTD phosphatase 1 — MSLSLIIKWGGQEYTITSLSEEDTVLDLKQSLKGLTGVLPERQKLLGLKMKGKPADDDVKLGALKLKPNTKIMMMGTREESLEDVLGPPPDNDDVVNDFDIEEEVVEVENREENLLKISRRVKEYKVEILNPPREGKKLLVLDVDYTLFDHRSCAETGVELMRPYLHEFLTSAYEDYDIVIWSATNMKWIEAKMKELGVSTNANYKITFMLDSAAMITVHTPRRGLIDVKPLGVIWGKFSEYYSKKNTIMFDDIGRNFLMNPQNGLKIRPFMKAHLNRDKDKELLKLTQYLKEIAKLDDFLELNHKHWERYLSKKQGQ, encoded by the exons atgtctctctctctcataATAAAATGGGGTGGACAGGAGTACACGATAACCTCGCTGTCAGAAGAAGACACAGTGTTGGACCTGAAGCAGTCTCTGAAGGGCCTCACTGGAGTGTTACCAGAGCGTCAGAAACTGCTTGGGCTTAAAATGAAGG GCAAACCTGCAGATGATGATGTTAAGCTTGGGGCCCTCAAGTTGAAACCAAATACTAAGATAATGATGATGGGCACTCGTGAAGAGAGTTTG gAAGATGTCCTTGGGCCGCCTCCAGATAACGATGATGTGGTCAATGACTTTGATATTGAAGAGGAAGTTGTGGAAGTAGAAAATAG GGAAGAAAATCTACTAAAAATTTCCCGTAGAGTTAAAGAATACAAAGTGGAAATTCTGAATCCTcctagagaaggaaaaaagctgctGGTGCTAGATGTTGATTATACACTATTTG ACCACAGGTCATGTGCTGAAACTGGGGTAGAGCTGATGAGGCCATACCTTCATGAATTCCTCACTTCTGCATACGAGGACTATGATATTGTAATTTGGT CTGCTACTAATATGAAGTGGATTGAAGCCAAAATGAAA GAGCTTGGGGTGAGTACCAATGCAAACTACAAGATAACTTTCATGCTGGACAGTGCTGCCATGATAACAGTGCACACTCCTCGGAGAGGACTAATAGAT GTGAAGCCTCTTGGTGTTATCTGGGGAAAGTTTTCAGAATactacagcaaaaaaaatactattatgTTTGATGATATTGGCCGAAACTTCCTGATGAACCCACAGAATGGACTCAAG ATAAGGCCTTTTATGAAAGCACATTTAAATCGGGATAAAGACAAGGAGCTTCTAAAGCTCACCCAATACCTcaaagaaatagcaaaattaGATGACTTTTTGGAGCTGAATCACAAACATTGGGAAAG gtATCTTTCAAAGAAGCAAGGACAATAA